A region of Vitis riparia cultivar Riparia Gloire de Montpellier isolate 1030 chromosome 1, EGFV_Vit.rip_1.0, whole genome shotgun sequence DNA encodes the following proteins:
- the LOC117933581 gene encoding uncharacterized protein LOC117933581 → MEIPIINRMSNFDDPSVLSRLFPISQISQPFSLWKWGALILALLATFTSIINRTKILIIRLRKRSSLAAQPLHSEADDGGFSDSEDDTCSSISSDDDDDAEPMSQIEDDKNVRVGYCEDEPQSHKTKLRTRRSIGDRLFLSELTKGKSVVKLWDGLSLDNSCGSLVSIYDLNKDLNKSSFFGGTHWFPSVSVTSPAVVVSAMTGNAKNTALRVWDTRVGRQIPAIFAEWRPQMGKRVSISTGGIEKVYVSDDVTGELTVGDMRNASSPLQNVTECDGGTWWDADAVMVYKDYVDQWAVKGCESIVSRCCDAVKSYLF, encoded by the coding sequence ATGGAAATCCCGATCATCAACAGAATGAGTAATTTCGATGATCCATCTGTTCTTTCTCGCCTTTTCCCcatttctcaaatttctcaaccATTTAGTTTATGGAAATGGGGGGCTTTAATACTTGCACTACTCGCTACTTTCACCAGCATAATCAATAGAACCAAAATTTTGATCATAAGGTTGCGGAAACGTAGTTCTTTAGCTGCACAACCGCTGCACTCAGAGGCTGACGACGGCGGGTTCAGTGACAGCGAAGACGATACATGCTCATCGATTTCTTCCGATGACGATGACGACGCCGAACCCATGTCTCAAATCGAGGATGACAAAAATGTTCGGGTCGGTTATTGCGAGGATGAACCGCAAAGTCACAAAACGAAGCTCCGGACACGTCGGAGCATCGGAGACCGCCTCTTTTTGTCGGAGTTGACTAAAGGCAAGAGCGTCGTCAAGCTTTGGGACGGCCTGTCCCTCGATAACTCCTGCGGCAGTTTAGTTTCCATTTATGATTTGAATAAGGATCTGAACAAAAGCTCATTTTTTGGCGGGACACATTGGTTTCCGTCCGTGTCGGTGACGTCGCCGGCTGTAGTGGTATCGGCGATGACAGGAAATGCCAAGAATACCGCATTGCGAGTGTGGGACACGAGAGTCGGGCGTCAGATCCCGGCGATATTCGCCGAGTGGAGACCTCAAATGGGAAAAAGGGTGAGCATCAGCACCGGCGGCATCGAGAAGGTTTATGTCAGTGATGACGTCACGGGAGAGTTAACGGTGGGAGACATGAGGAACGCCAGCTCACCGTTACAAAATGTAACGGAATGCGACGGAGGAACCTGGTGGGACGCTGACGCCGTTATGGTATACAAAGACTATGTTGACCAGTGGGCGGTTAAGGGTTGTGAATCAATTGTGTCACGTTGCTGTGACGCGGTTAAGTCTTACCTGTTTTAG